CGCGCAGCACCGTGTCCAGCCGACCGTCCCGGTCGCTGTCCAGGTAGGTGATGTCCGGTACGCCGTCCCCGTCCAGGTCGAACTGGACCACGTCGGCGATGCCGTCGCCGTCCAGGTCCGTCACCACCTGCGTCGACCCGTCCAGGTGGTGGGTGACGATCGAGTGCGCCCCGGTCTCCACCGGCCGGGGCGCGGGCGGCGGCTCGGGTGCCGGCGCGGTCCGGGTCGGGTACGCCGTGGGCGGGGCGCCGGTCGGCTCCGGGCCGATCCCGGTCGGGTCGATCTCCTCCTCCGACGGGTAGACGTCACCGTGCAGGATGGGGTCGGGATAGCTGCTCATCGCGCCATGGTTCCCCGTCGACGGCACCGACAACCGTGCCGGATCCGGTCCGGCCGCGCACCGCCCAGCGGCGGCCGGGCTTCGCCACCGCTGCGCGCGGGTACAGTTCCGACGTGATCGACACACCGGTGGGACACGTCCAGGCGGCATCCGACCCGGCGCGACGCCGGGCCGCCGGTGCCGGCCGCCGCAGCGTGGCCCGGCCCGGGGGCGGTGCGGCGTGAGCGGCGTCGCACGGCGCAACTGGGCCGGCAACGTCCACTACGCCGCCCGTGCCTTCCACCAGCCGACGACGCTGGACGAGCTGCGCCGGCTGGTCGCGGGCAGCGACCGGCTCCGGGCGGTCGGCAGCGGCCACTCGTTCAACCGGATCGGCGACACCACCGGCGACCTGGTCTCGCTGGCCGGGCTGCCGCCCACCGTCGAGATCGACCGGGAGCGCGGCACGGTCACCGTCGCCGCCGGGCTGCGCTACGGGGACGTGGCGACCCGGCTGCACGAGCAGGGGCTGGCCCTGGCCAACCTCGCCTCGCTGCCGCACATCTCGGTGGCCGGTGCGGTCGCCACCGGCACCCACGGCTCCGGCGACGGCAACCGCAACCTGGCCGCCGCCGTGGCCGGGCTGGAACTCGTCACCGCCGACGGGGAGGTGCTCACCGTCGACCGGTCGGCCGGCGACCGGTTCGCCGGCATGGTGGTCGCGCTCGGCGCGCTCGGCGTCGTCACCCGGGTCACCCTGGACGTGCTGCCCACCTTCACCGTCCGTCAGTACGTACACGAGGGCCTGCCGGTCGGGTCGCTGGACGCGGCGTTCGCCTCGGCGTACAGCGTCAGCGGGTTCACCACCTGGCGCTCGACGGACATCGACCAGGTCTGGCGCAAGCAGCTCGCCGACGCCCCGCCGCCGGAGCCGGACTGGCTCGGCACCACCCCCGCCGGGCAGCCGGCGCACCCGGTGCCCGGGATGGACCCGGTGAGCTGCACCCCGCAGTTCGGCGAGCCCGGCCCGTGGCACGAGCGGCTGCCGCACTTCCGGCTCGGTTTCATGCCGAGCAGCGGCGACGAGCTCCAGTCCGAGTACCACCTGCCCCGGTCGGCGGGGGCCGAGGCACTGGCCGCGCTGGACGGGATGCGGGACCGGATCGTCCCCGTGCTGCAGATCTGTGAGCTGCGGACGGTCGCCGCCGACGAGCTGTGGCTCAGCCCCAACCAGGGGCGCGACACGCTGGCCGTGCACTTCACCTGGGTCGCCGACACGGCGGCGGTGCTGCCCGTGCTGGCCGAGGTCGAGGCCCGGCTGGCCCCGTTCGCGCCCCGCCCGCACTGGGGCAAGGTGTTCACCCTCGACCCGGCCCTGGTCGCCGCCACCTACCCCCGGTACGCCGACTTCG
Above is a window of Micromonospora rifamycinica DNA encoding:
- a CDS encoding FAD-binding protein is translated as MSGVARRNWAGNVHYAARAFHQPTTLDELRRLVAGSDRLRAVGSGHSFNRIGDTTGDLVSLAGLPPTVEIDRERGTVTVAAGLRYGDVATRLHEQGLALANLASLPHISVAGAVATGTHGSGDGNRNLAAAVAGLELVTADGEVLTVDRSAGDRFAGMVVALGALGVVTRVTLDVLPTFTVRQYVHEGLPVGSLDAAFASAYSVSGFTTWRSTDIDQVWRKQLADAPPPEPDWLGTTPAGQPAHPVPGMDPVSCTPQFGEPGPWHERLPHFRLGFMPSSGDELQSEYHLPRSAGAEALAALDGMRDRIVPVLQICELRTVAADELWLSPNQGRDTLAVHFTWVADTAAVLPVLAEVEARLAPFAPRPHWGKVFTLDPALVAATYPRYADFVALLTELDPAGVFRTDLLDRYFPRP